From Camelus dromedarius isolate mCamDro1 chromosome X, mCamDro1.pat, whole genome shotgun sequence, one genomic window encodes:
- the TSR2 gene encoding pre-rRNA-processing protein TSR2 homolog, which yields MMAGAAEDSRALFGAGVRAALEAWPALQIAVENGFGGVHSQEKAEWLGGAVEEYFFRNADLELDEVEDFLGELMTNEFDTVVEDGSLPQVSQQLQTMFHHFQRGDKDALKEMASLITQRKCRVRATALAAAKETDEGEDDANSVEEMEVTATNDGAATDGICPQPEPSGPGSQTIKEEDIVEDGWTIVRRKK from the exons ATGATGGCGGGTGCTGCTGAAGATTCCCGAGCGCTTTTCGGAGCTGGAGTCCGCGCGGCCTTGGAGGCTTGGCCCGCCTTGCAG ATCGCTGTGGAGAACGGCTTCGGGGGTGTGCACAGCCAGGAGAAAGCTGAGTGGCTGGGGGGTGCAGTGGAGGAGTACTTCTTCCGCAATG ctgacttggagctagatgaGGTGGAGGACTTCCTCGGGGAGCTCATGACAAACGAGTTTGATACGGTTGTGGAGGATGGGAGTCTGCCCCAG GTGAGCCAGCAGCTGCAGACCATGTTCCACCACTTCCAGAGGGGTGATAAGGATGCTCTGAAGGAGATGGCCTCTCTCATCACCCAAAGAAAGTGCAGAGTCAGAGCCACTGCACTTGCAGCAGCCAAAGAGACTGATGAGGGTGAGGATGATGCAAACAGCGTGGAGGAGATGGAG GTCACAGCTACGAATGATGGGGCAGCTACAGATGGTATCTGCCCCCAGCCTGAACCCTCTGGACCAGGCTCCCAGACTATTAAGGAAGAGGATATAGTGGAGGATGGCTGGACCATTGTCCGGAGAAAGAAATGA